In Cyclopterus lumpus isolate fCycLum1 chromosome 9, fCycLum1.pri, whole genome shotgun sequence, a single genomic region encodes these proteins:
- the bmpr1ba gene encoding bone morphogenetic protein receptor type-1B: MPVQGERLKRCLSLCLWSRSPLLLLGLFSLHAQAHGNILDSMLLRASSKESEENGKETNGSTASSQQLLWCHCYHYCPEDSKNNTCRTDGYCFTMVEEEEGVPVQTAGCLGLPGSEFQCREFGNSRQRRSLECCTDQDYCNKNLHPTLPPLKPPLYDDGKIHHMALLISVVVCSIILAAIVVFCYFRYKRQESRPRYSIGLEEDETYIPPGESLRDLIEQSQSSGSGSGLPLLVQRTIAKQIQMMKQIGKGRYGEVWMGRWRGEKVAVKVFFTTEEASWFRETEIYQTVLMRHENILGFIAADIKGTGSWTQLYLITDYHENGSLYDYLKSTTLDNKAMLRLAYSSVSGLCHLHTEIFGTQGKPAIAHRDLKSKNILVKRNGTCCIADLGLAVKFISDTNEVDIPPNTRVGTKRYMPPEVLDETLNRSHFQSYIMADMYSFGLILWEIARRCVSGGILEEYQLPYHELVPTDPSYEDMREVVCIKRLRPSFPNRWTSDECLRQMGKLMTECWAHNPACRLTALRVKKTLAKMSESQDIKL, from the exons GGAACATATTGGACAGTATGCTCCTGAGAGCATCCAGCAAGGAGTCAGAGGAGAACGGGAAGGAGACCAATGGCAGCACAGCGTCCTCCCAACAACTACTGTGGTGTCACTGTTACCACTACTGCCCCGAAGATTCAAAGAATAATACATGCAG GACTGATGGCTACTGTTTCAcaatggtggaggaggaggaaggggtgcCAGTCCAGACTGCAGGATGCCTCGGGCTCCCAGGATCAGAATTTCAGTGTAGG gAGTTTGGGAACTCTCGTCAAAGGAGATCCCTGGAGTGCTGCACAGACCAAGATTATTGTAACAAAAACCTGCATCCTACGCTGCCACCACTCAAACCACCTC TCTATGACGATGGAAAGATCCACCACATGGCCTTGTTGATCTCAGTCGTTGTATGCAGCATTATACTGGCTGCCATTGTTGTCTTCTGCTACTTCAG GTATAAGCGTCAGGAGTCTCGTCCTCGGTACAGCATTGGTCTGGAGGAGGATGAGACCTACATCCCCCCTGGAGAATCTCTGAGGGACCTGATAGAGCAGTCACAAAGCTCTGGCTCAGGCTCAGGGCTCCCTCTTTTG GTGCAGCGAACAATAGCCAAGCAGATCCAGATGATGAAGCAGATAGGCAAGGGGAGGTATGGCGAGGTGTGGATGGGCCGATGGAGGGGAGAAAAAGTGGCCGTTAAAGTATTCTTTACCACTGAGGAGGCTAGTTGGTTCAGAGAGACTGAGATTTACCAGACCGTCCTAATGAGACATGAGAACATACTGG GTTTCATAGCAGCTGATATTAAAGGAACTGGCTCCTGGACTCAACTCTACCTGATCACGGACTACCATGAAAATGGCTCTTTGTACGACTACCTCAAATCAACCACTCTCGACAACAAGGCCATGCTGCGGCTGGCCTACTCCTCTGTGTCAGGCCTTTGTCACCTCCACACCGAGATCTTTGGCACCCAGGGCAAACCTGCCATTGCTCACAGGGATCTGAAGAGTAAGAACATACTGGTGAAAAGAAATGGGACCTGCTGCATAGCTGACCTCGGACTGGCAGTCAAGTTTATCAG TGACACCAATGAGGTAGACATCCCTCCCAACACTAGAGTCGGTACAAAGCGCTACATGCCTCCAGAGGTTCTGGACGAGACTCTGAACAGAAGTCATTTCCAGTCGTACATAATGGCCGACATGTACAGCTTTGGGCTCATTCTCTGGGAGATCGCTCGCCGTTGTGTTTCAGGAG GGATTCTTGAAGAGTACCAGTTGCCGTACCATGAGTTGGTTCCTACAGACCCTTCATATGAAGACATGAGAGAGGTGGTCTGCATCAAGAGACTACGACCATCCTTTCCTAATCGATGGACCAGCGATGAG TGTTTGAGACAGATGGGAAAGCTGATGACAGAATGCTGGGCCCACAACCCGGCCTGCCGCCTCACAGCCCTACGGGTCAAAAAGACACTTGCGAAGATGTCAGAATCGCAGGACATCAAGCTGTGA